The Paracholeplasma brassicae genome contains a region encoding:
- a CDS encoding IS3 family transposase: protein MWVLIQLISRNTHKYSITKMCLLLGVPRSNYYYEINRIQTEVETIEDKEIIQIFEESTNRYGSRKIKFELSKKNIIMSRKKIRKIMERNGLVSCYIVFRYKPTKSSTNEQKIESIVSRSFDNYEKHEVVVSDLTYVNVAGKWNYICILIDLFNREIIGYSYVKHKDANLVQKAFYSLSIPIKNINIFHTDRGKEFDNQIIDEILSVFEIIRSLSRPGNPYDNAVAESTFKSFKIEFGRKRFDSFEQLETELFEYVYWFNNKRIHGSLGYLSPVEYRNAMSI from the coding sequence ATGTGGGTGTTAATCCAACTCATAAGCCGCAATACCCATAAGTATTCAATCACAAAAATGTGCCTTCTTTTAGGTGTACCAAGATCAAATTATTACTATGAGATTAACCGAATCCAAACAGAGGTAGAGACAATAGAAGATAAAGAAATCATTCAAATATTTGAAGAATCAACAAACCGTTATGGTTCTAGAAAAATCAAGTTTGAATTATCTAAGAAAAATATCATAATGTCTCGGAAGAAAATACGAAAGATTATGGAAAGAAACGGGTTAGTAAGCTGTTATATAGTCTTTAGGTATAAGCCAACCAAATCTTCAACTAATGAACAAAAAATTGAAAGTATCGTATCCAGATCATTTGACAACTACGAAAAACATGAAGTCGTTGTCAGTGATTTAACCTACGTTAACGTGGCTGGTAAGTGGAATTATATTTGTATACTAATTGACTTATTCAATCGTGAAATCATCGGTTATAGCTATGTAAAACATAAGGATGCAAATCTAGTTCAAAAAGCATTTTATAGTCTAAGTATTCCCATAAAGAATATCAATATATTCCATACCGATCGAGGAAAAGAATTTGATAATCAGATCATTGACGAGATACTAAGTGTATTCGAGATTATAAGATCATTATCTCGTCCAGGCAATCCTTATGACAATGCAGTAGCTGAATCAACGTTTAAATCATTTAAAATCGAGTTTGGTAGGAAAAGATTCGATTCATTTGAACAATTAGAAACAGAACTATTTGAATATGTTTACTGGTTTAACAATAAAAGGATTCATGGCAGTTTAGGGTATTTATCACCCGTTGAATATAGAAATGCGATGTCTATTTAA
- the tsaB gene encoding tRNA (adenosine(37)-N6)-threonylcarbamoyltransferase complex dimerization subunit type 1 TsaB yields the protein MNQLMFDSSTGVLIVALAKDGRMIDYSVRIGKKDHAKHIVDRIAQVLERRHMTLDQIDELVVGSGPGSYTGIRISVMVAKMLGYTKKIKIKEVSSLLFLTSGYEGVVAPMIDARNGNVFGGIYSKERCLLDDRLRSLEEMRELAKTYQARPVMIDEYHYEIDTKVIQLFSTDVLDVMRFIPNYLRVTEAERNLEK from the coding sequence ATGAATCAATTAATGTTTGATTCGTCAACCGGGGTTTTAATTGTTGCTCTTGCCAAAGATGGACGAATGATTGATTATTCGGTTCGCATTGGCAAGAAGGATCATGCAAAACACATTGTCGATCGTATCGCTCAAGTACTTGAGAGAAGACACATGACGCTTGATCAAATCGATGAGCTCGTTGTGGGCAGTGGGCCAGGCAGTTACACAGGTATTCGAATTTCTGTGATGGTTGCTAAAATGCTAGGATACACTAAAAAAATAAAAATAAAAGAAGTTTCAAGCCTTCTATTTCTGACAAGTGGCTATGAAGGTGTGGTTGCGCCAATGATTGATGCTCGAAACGGTAATGTATTTGGCGGGATTTATTCTAAAGAACGTTGTCTCTTAGACGATAGGTTAAGAAGTTTAGAAGAGATGAGAGAACTTGCAAAAACATATCAAGCAAGACCTGTTATGATCGATGAATATCATTATGAAATTGACACTAAAGTGATTCAATTATTTTCAACCGACGTGCTTGATGTGATGCGGTTTATTCCTAATTATTTACGAGTTACTGAGGCAGAAAGAAACCTAGAAAAATGA
- a CDS encoding glucose-6-phosphate isomerase: MIKVNDKYALPFLTGDEQSLNERVAKIHKQIHEKTGKGNDFLGWLDLPKTYDKEEFSRIKKAAQKIRNQSQVLVVVGIGGSYLGAKAALEMLNSPFKKKGDVEVIFVGHQLSAQYTNELLSYLEDKEFSINVISKSGTTTEPAIAFRIMKNYLESRYGKVASKERIFVTTDQSRGALRSLTTEEGYESFVISDDIGGRFSVLTAVGLLPIAASGVDIDQMMQGALDAYNHMLSLDNEAYKYAKLRYRLYKSGKKIEILVNYEPSLSFLSEWWKQLFAESEGKENKALFAASANFSTDLHSIGQLIQEGERNLFETVIKIGKTEKDQQIPSDPNDLDGLNYLAGKSIQHVNDKAFLGTLLAHVDGGAPNIILEVPTINPYYFGYTVYFFMKAVAMSAYLLDVNPFDQPGVEAYKKNMFALLGKKGFEELKETLLNKLEEK, translated from the coding sequence ATGATTAAAGTAAATGATAAATACGCGTTACCTTTTTTGACAGGTGATGAGCAATCACTCAATGAACGTGTGGCTAAAATTCACAAACAAATTCATGAAAAAACAGGCAAAGGTAATGACTTTTTAGGCTGGTTAGATTTGCCTAAAACCTACGATAAAGAAGAGTTCTCAAGAATCAAAAAGGCAGCACAAAAAATTAGAAACCAATCACAAGTTTTAGTGGTGGTTGGGATTGGTGGCTCATACTTAGGTGCTAAGGCAGCACTTGAAATGTTGAATTCACCGTTTAAGAAAAAAGGCGATGTTGAGGTTATTTTTGTCGGCCATCAATTATCCGCACAATACACGAATGAACTGCTTTCATATTTAGAAGACAAAGAGTTTTCGATCAATGTGATTTCAAAATCAGGCACAACGACTGAACCAGCAATTGCGTTTCGAATTATGAAGAACTACCTAGAATCACGCTATGGTAAAGTGGCTTCTAAAGAACGTATTTTTGTGACAACCGATCAATCTCGTGGGGCACTTAGAAGCCTAACCACAGAAGAAGGCTACGAATCTTTTGTTATTTCAGACGACATTGGCGGTAGATTCTCAGTGCTTACGGCTGTTGGTCTATTACCAATCGCAGCTAGTGGTGTAGATATCGATCAAATGATGCAAGGGGCACTAGATGCTTACAATCACATGCTATCGCTTGATAATGAAGCGTACAAATACGCGAAATTAAGATACCGTCTTTACAAGAGTGGTAAAAAGATTGAAATTTTGGTGAACTATGAACCAAGCTTAAGTTTCTTATCCGAATGGTGGAAACAATTGTTTGCTGAATCTGAGGGTAAAGAGAATAAGGCACTATTTGCAGCAAGCGCTAATTTCTCAACCGATCTTCACTCAATTGGACAACTCATTCAAGAAGGTGAACGTAACCTATTTGAAACGGTGATAAAAATTGGAAAAACCGAGAAAGACCAACAAATCCCAAGTGATCCAAACGACTTAGACGGTCTAAATTATTTAGCGGGTAAATCCATTCAGCACGTGAATGATAAAGCATTCTTAGGGACGCTACTTGCCCACGTGGATGGCGGTGCACCAAACATCATCTTAGAAGTGCCTACCATTAATCCTTATTACTTTGGCTACACGGTTTATTTCTTTATGAAAGCCGTGGCTATGTCCGCTTACCTACTTGATGTTAATCCATTTGACCAACCAGGGGTTGAAGCCTATAAGAAGAACATGTTTGCACTACTGGGTAAAAAAGGGTTTGAAGAGTTAAAAGAAACCTTGTTAAATAAACTAGAAGAAAAATAG
- a CDS encoding ATP-dependent helicase, whose amino-acid sequence MDLSILNDNQLKAVKHIKGPLSVVAGAGSGKTRTLTYRIGYLINQGVNPLSILAVTFTNKAAREMRERVVELVGPKALDVTLSTFHSFCARFLRSEIEYLGQTYNRRFLIIDEDDSKQIIRDTVKELNYDPNRYNSNRLKSLFSKYKNGQYDELETIEQEIYLKYNDYLAYNNSLDFDDLINYTIKILKENPSVLAYYNQYYEYLLIDEFQDTNSVQYDLIKLLSNKEKNVFIVGDPDQSIYAFRGANYENHERFVREFKAEVVILDQNYRSTKNILDAANQLIGHNKNRQGEKNLRSSFDEGPKVIYEQRDSDKDEAYYVARAIEIIHQGHTPYQNIAVLYRSNALSRIFEEAFLRYNIPYTVYGGISFFQRKEIKDMLSYVRVCLFPQDNISLKRIINVPRRKIGQTTITKIETYATIHKISMWDAIDQMDIKGTTKQNLLDFKEIIIKMQNEIARLDDLIYVVDLVLAISGYKQMLNDEGNEGKDRYENILELKSVFYNGAIDYKGTNLEKIEQILDDMALKTDQDIVEDKDTVKLATIHQVKGLEFDCVFVVALEEGIFPSETAFNSGEIDEERRICYVATTRAKKRLLLSCSRQRFRFGQLQMNAPSRFIEEMNLEDDRIQKRKQVIVKEVAPSDFMTSSDDIKIGDKVTHEKYGFGTVVQKDDNVTRVAFSIHHGIKLFTNGHPALKKVIN is encoded by the coding sequence ATGGATTTAAGCATCTTAAATGACAATCAATTAAAAGCCGTAAAACATATCAAAGGTCCACTTTCGGTGGTGGCAGGTGCCGGTTCAGGAAAAACCCGCACCCTAACGTATCGTATTGGTTATTTGATTAACCAAGGGGTAAATCCGTTGTCCATTTTAGCGGTCACGTTTACGAATAAGGCAGCAAGAGAGATGAGAGAGCGCGTTGTAGAATTGGTCGGTCCAAAGGCACTTGACGTAACCTTATCCACATTTCACTCCTTTTGCGCAAGATTTCTAAGAAGTGAAATTGAGTATTTAGGTCAAACCTATAACCGAAGGTTTTTAATCATCGATGAAGACGATAGTAAACAAATCATTCGCGACACGGTAAAAGAACTCAATTACGACCCTAATCGTTACAATTCTAATCGATTGAAATCACTCTTTTCAAAATACAAGAATGGACAGTACGATGAACTTGAAACGATCGAACAAGAAATATATCTAAAATACAACGACTACTTAGCATATAACAACTCACTTGATTTTGATGACTTGATTAATTATACAATCAAGATACTAAAAGAAAATCCCAGTGTGTTAGCTTATTATAATCAATATTACGAGTACTTATTAATTGATGAGTTTCAAGACACCAACAGTGTGCAGTACGATTTAATAAAACTGTTATCAAATAAGGAAAAGAATGTGTTCATCGTTGGTGATCCTGACCAAAGTATTTATGCATTTCGTGGGGCAAATTATGAGAATCACGAACGCTTTGTTAGAGAGTTTAAGGCAGAAGTGGTCATCTTAGATCAAAACTACCGTTCGACTAAAAATATCCTAGATGCTGCCAATCAGTTGATCGGACATAATAAAAATAGACAAGGTGAGAAAAACTTAAGAAGCAGCTTTGATGAAGGACCAAAAGTGATTTACGAACAAAGAGACTCAGATAAGGATGAAGCTTATTACGTTGCACGAGCGATTGAAATCATTCACCAAGGGCACACACCTTATCAAAACATTGCGGTACTGTATCGCTCAAATGCGCTAAGCCGAATTTTTGAAGAAGCGTTTTTGAGGTATAACATTCCTTATACCGTTTATGGCGGGATCTCCTTTTTCCAACGGAAAGAAATCAAAGACATGCTATCCTACGTTAGGGTATGTTTGTTTCCACAAGACAACATCTCCTTGAAACGTATCATCAATGTTCCAAGACGTAAAATCGGTCAAACGACAATCACTAAGATTGAAACCTATGCGACGATCCACAAAATTTCAATGTGGGATGCGATTGACCAAATGGACATCAAAGGAACCACAAAACAGAACCTGCTCGATTTTAAAGAGATTATTATAAAAATGCAAAATGAAATTGCCCGCTTAGATGATTTAATCTACGTCGTCGATTTGGTTTTAGCCATCTCAGGGTATAAACAAATGTTAAACGACGAGGGTAACGAAGGCAAAGATCGTTATGAAAACATACTCGAATTAAAAAGCGTCTTTTATAATGGCGCAATCGACTACAAAGGAACCAATCTTGAAAAAATCGAACAAATCTTGGACGACATGGCATTAAAAACCGACCAAGACATCGTTGAAGATAAAGACACCGTTAAGCTCGCGACGATTCACCAAGTCAAAGGGTTGGAATTTGATTGTGTCTTTGTTGTGGCACTTGAAGAAGGCATTTTTCCAAGCGAAACAGCGTTTAATTCAGGCGAAATAGACGAAGAAAGACGCATCTGTTATGTGGCAACCACCAGAGCGAAAAAAAGGTTGTTGTTATCCTGTAGTAGACAACGGTTCCGTTTTGGTCAACTTCAAATGAACGCGCCATCAAGATTCATTGAAGAAATGAACTTAGAAGACGATCGCATTCAAAAAAGAAAACAAGTCATTGTTAAAGAGGTCGCGCCAAGTGACTTTATGACAAGTTCAGATGACATTAAAATTGGCGATAAAGTGACGCATGAGAAATATGGGTTTGGTACGGTCGTCCAAAAAGACGACAATGTAACACGTGTCGCATTTTCGATTCATCATGGGATAAAACTATTTACGAATGGGCATCCGGCATTAAAAAAAGTAATTAATTGA
- the tsaE gene encoding tRNA (adenosine(37)-N6)-threonylcarbamoyltransferase complex ATPase subunit type 1 TsaE, translated as MIREKYTYNSKETEHLGFQVGLLLQKGMVLLLEGDLAAGKTTFTKGIGKALGISRTINSPTFTILKRYVHDENKLYHIDLYRLDDEGSDFDLEDYINSDGVSVIEWPFKLKSLLPSSYLLIKIETLGENERKFSFEAKGLIYEGVVKYL; from the coding sequence ATGATAAGAGAAAAATACACATACAACTCAAAAGAAACCGAACATTTAGGGTTTCAAGTGGGGTTGTTACTACAAAAAGGCATGGTGCTATTATTAGAAGGGGATTTGGCAGCGGGGAAAACGACGTTTACCAAAGGCATTGGTAAGGCGCTTGGTATTTCGCGTACGATCAATTCGCCAACCTTTACAATCTTAAAGCGTTACGTCCATGATGAGAATAAGTTATACCATATCGACCTATATCGTTTAGATGATGAAGGGTCTGATTTTGATTTAGAAGACTACATCAATTCCGATGGGGTTTCTGTGATTGAATGGCCGTTTAAATTAAAGTCTTTATTGCCATCGTCTTATTTACTAATAAAGATAGAGACCTTAGGTGAGAATGAGCGTAAGTTTAGCTTTGAGGCCAAAGGCTTAATATATGAGGGTGTGGTGAAGTACCTATGA
- the rimI gene encoding ribosomal protein S18-alanine N-acetyltransferase yields the protein MIRLMTTKDIKAVVLLEEEAFSESLGYDFIEKEIKEHPFAYYYVLEENHEIKGYIGLWINDEVGQVVNFLVKKAYQRLGFGKELLTYAMGVFKEHRVGVITLEVRESNHKAISLYESFGFHQSHKRKNYYKDEDALVLLWRD from the coding sequence ATGATTCGATTAATGACAACAAAAGACATTAAAGCGGTTGTGTTGCTTGAAGAAGAGGCCTTTAGCGAGAGTTTAGGCTATGATTTTATCGAAAAAGAAATCAAAGAACATCCGTTTGCCTATTATTATGTATTAGAAGAAAACCATGAGATTAAAGGGTATATCGGGTTATGGATTAACGATGAGGTTGGACAGGTCGTTAATTTCTTAGTTAAAAAGGCGTATCAACGTCTAGGGTTTGGCAAAGAATTACTAACGTATGCCATGGGTGTGTTTAAAGAACACAGGGTTGGTGTGATTACCTTAGAAGTTAGAGAATCAAATCACAAGGCAATTTCGCTTTATGAGTCGTTTGGCTTTCATCAAAGTCATAAACGAAAGAACTATTACAAGGACGAAGACGCACTGGTCTTGTTATGGAGGGATTAA
- a CDS encoding glutamine--tRNA ligase/YqeY domain fusion protein: MENHSNFIKTIMIQDLESKKHDEIITRFPPEPNGYLHIGHARAIVNNFELAASFGGRTNLRFDDTNPGKEDVEYVNSIKEDIAWLGYTPNQIYYASDYFQEMFDRAIILIKKGKAFVDDQTADEISKGRGSLTSKGIDSPFRDRSVEENLTLFMNMKNGLYKEGEKVLRAKIDMSSPNMNMRDPVIYRISFAHHHNTGDKWCIYPMYDYAHPLEDAIEGITHSLCSLEFEDHRPLYDWVVRETEMPLVPRQIEFGRLNIENTVMSKRYLKELVDSKLVDGWDDPRMPTLSGMRRRGYTPSAIRNFILGTGLSRMNSTVSTEMLESFVRDDLQAHSAKMMGVINPLKVTVLNYDKGLEAIEVPLDPNDASMGTKTIYFSKHLYIDHDDFIEEKPNKHWKRLAKGIEVRLFHAYFIKCEEVIKDDEGNIIELKVTYDEKTKSGTGFDERKPNGTIHFVEATTAVKAQFNLFGPLVFDGDAPLVERLNKDSWEKRMGYVEHAFKQLELKEGIQLMRVGFFKKDKHSTDEVIHLNRIVELKSSFKK, from the coding sequence ATGGAAAATCATTCGAATTTTATTAAGACGATTATGATACAGGATTTAGAATCAAAGAAACACGATGAAATTATCACGCGTTTCCCACCAGAACCCAATGGCTATCTACACATCGGCCACGCCAGAGCCATTGTGAATAACTTTGAGTTGGCTGCCTCTTTTGGTGGTAGAACAAACCTACGATTTGATGACACAAATCCAGGAAAAGAAGACGTTGAGTACGTCAATTCAATTAAAGAAGACATCGCATGGCTTGGGTACACACCAAACCAAATTTACTACGCATCGGATTATTTTCAAGAAATGTTTGATCGTGCAATCATTCTAATCAAAAAAGGAAAGGCGTTCGTTGATGATCAAACGGCGGATGAAATTTCAAAAGGTAGAGGCAGTTTAACTTCTAAAGGCATTGACTCACCGTTTAGAGACCGAAGCGTTGAAGAGAACCTAACACTCTTTATGAATATGAAAAATGGTTTATACAAAGAAGGCGAAAAAGTGTTAAGAGCGAAGATTGACATGAGCTCACCTAACATGAACATGAGAGACCCAGTCATCTACCGCATCAGCTTTGCACATCATCACAACACAGGGGATAAATGGTGTATTTATCCAATGTATGATTACGCACACCCGTTAGAGGATGCGATTGAAGGCATCACACATTCACTTTGTAGCTTGGAGTTTGAAGACCACCGCCCACTCTATGATTGGGTAGTCAGAGAAACAGAAATGCCTCTCGTACCAAGACAAATCGAGTTTGGAAGACTAAACATTGAAAACACCGTCATGTCCAAACGTTATTTAAAAGAACTTGTGGATTCAAAGCTTGTCGATGGATGGGATGACCCAAGAATGCCAACACTTTCAGGGATGAGAAGAAGAGGTTACACGCCATCGGCCATCAGAAACTTTATTCTAGGTACTGGTTTATCAAGAATGAATTCAACGGTTTCAACTGAAATGCTTGAATCGTTTGTTAGAGATGACCTACAAGCACATAGTGCTAAAATGATGGGTGTTATTAACCCACTTAAAGTGACGGTTTTGAATTACGACAAAGGCTTAGAAGCCATTGAAGTACCTCTAGATCCAAACGACGCCTCTATGGGGACAAAGACAATCTACTTTTCAAAACATTTATACATAGATCACGATGACTTTATTGAAGAAAAGCCAAACAAACACTGGAAACGTTTAGCAAAAGGCATTGAAGTAAGGTTATTTCACGCGTATTTCATAAAATGTGAAGAAGTGATTAAAGATGATGAAGGAAACATAATTGAACTTAAAGTTACTTACGATGAAAAAACAAAGAGCGGAACCGGATTTGATGAAAGAAAGCCAAATGGCACCATTCATTTTGTTGAAGCCACGACAGCGGTAAAGGCACAGTTTAATCTGTTCGGTCCACTGGTTTTTGATGGTGATGCACCACTTGTTGAGCGTCTTAACAAAGACTCTTGGGAAAAACGTATGGGGTATGTTGAACATGCCTTTAAGCAATTAGAATTAAAGGAAGGCATTCAATTAATGCGTGTGGGCTTCTTTAAAAAAGATAAACACAGCACCGATGAAGTCATCCACCTAAACCGAATTGTGGAGCTCAAAAGCTCATTCAAAAAATAG
- the tsaD gene encoding tRNA (adenosine(37)-N6)-threonylcarbamoyltransferase complex transferase subunit TsaD, with protein sequence MIILAVESSCDETSVALVKDGKEVLSNVVLSQINIHTLYGGVVPEIASRHHVENMTIVFDEAIKEANVTIDEIDAVSVTEGPGLIGSLLVGINAAAAFAFANNKPLIGVNHLAGHIYAANIENDIQFPLVALLASGGHTELIYMKDHMSFQLLGETLDDAVGEAYDKVGRMMGLPYPGGPIIDERAVLGKDTYHLPRPYLDINGYDFSFSGLKSAVNNLIYHANRKGETIDVNDLCASFQASVIDVLSFKLEKAVNDFKVDHIVLAGGVAANRGLRNKVNERFKDKHVLIPSLKYCTDNAAMIGAAAYFTYLKKGALKDYRLGGHSSLDLEE encoded by the coding sequence TTGATAATTTTAGCGGTAGAAAGTAGTTGTGATGAAACGAGCGTTGCGCTAGTAAAAGACGGTAAAGAAGTCTTAAGCAACGTGGTGTTATCACAAATCAATATACATACGCTTTATGGTGGTGTGGTTCCTGAGATTGCCTCAAGACACCACGTTGAAAATATGACGATTGTGTTTGATGAAGCAATTAAAGAAGCAAATGTGACAATCGATGAAATTGATGCGGTCTCGGTGACGGAAGGTCCGGGTTTGATTGGTTCGCTTTTGGTAGGCATTAACGCAGCTGCAGCATTTGCGTTTGCAAACAATAAACCACTGATCGGAGTCAATCATTTGGCTGGTCATATTTACGCGGCAAACATTGAAAATGATATTCAATTTCCACTGGTGGCACTTCTTGCCTCAGGTGGGCACACGGAACTCATTTACATGAAAGATCATATGAGTTTTCAACTACTAGGTGAAACCTTAGACGATGCGGTTGGTGAAGCGTATGATAAGGTTGGTCGTATGATGGGATTGCCTTACCCAGGCGGGCCAATCATAGACGAACGTGCTGTGCTTGGTAAAGATACGTATCATTTACCAAGACCTTACCTAGACATTAATGGGTATGACTTTTCATTTTCTGGGTTAAAGAGTGCCGTTAATAACTTAATCTATCATGCCAATCGTAAGGGTGAAACCATTGATGTGAATGACCTGTGTGCGTCTTTTCAAGCAAGCGTAATTGACGTACTAAGTTTTAAGTTAGAAAAAGCAGTGAATGACTTTAAGGTTGATCACATTGTTCTAGCTGGTGGTGTGGCAGCAAACCGTGGCTTAAGAAATAAAGTCAACGAACGATTTAAAGATAAGCATGTTTTAATACCAAGTTTGAAGTATTGTACCGACAATGCAGCGATGATTGGGGCAGCAGCCTATTTCACTTATTTGAAAAAAGGCGCATTAAAGGATTATCGCCTTGGGGGACATTCTTCACTTGATTTAGAAGAATAA
- a CDS encoding ABC transporter ATP-binding protein: MRTIKNFLFVLKEIYVLQKSYLVVNFFYVVFASMKPISSALVIKIVIDGLIEDVELRENLNVILLYLLLISSIEILQTILGKYLNEILSTKLKDKLKLKFCDKVKHIDNSAYENPEYYNVMTRTMANGDSRYIAVSDTFFNFFGSILVITGLTSLIIVLNITLIYSVLIFVVLKIIISSLIKKLTFDEYISLTRSNRYIDYFTRLFRLPTFINEIKLFPLEDVIRQKHIDESNQRLLMKMKFKGKQNIYNVLNNVIDVSFMGFVIIFLVIEIGNNRSSVGDFAALMNSTQQLGMSLVSFLLIIPNLKEHNRYINDMKSFLEYKGEIETNNGENLTTIDKIEFKDVSFCYPNTQSNSLNNINITIHKGSKIALVGHNGAGKSTLIKLILRFFDPVTGVILINDKNLKLYNANSYRNHFGVIFQNYQVYSLSIEENILLRTINSDERIDVLWESLNLVELADKVNSLPLKEKTILSKEFSEQGTILSGGEQQKVAIARLYSINKDVVILDEASSALDPYTEHKINNMLLDSFKDKTVIIISHRLSITKNVDKIFMIENGNIIEQGNHKELIKMSGGKYAEMYNLQANNYK; this comes from the coding sequence GTGAGAACAATTAAAAATTTCTTGTTCGTTTTAAAGGAAATATATGTATTACAAAAATCATATTTGGTTGTTAATTTTTTTTACGTGGTTTTTGCTTCCATGAAGCCTATTAGTTCAGCCTTAGTAATAAAAATTGTAATAGATGGGTTAATTGAAGATGTTGAGTTAAGGGAAAATTTAAATGTAATTTTACTTTATCTCCTATTGATTTCTTCAATAGAGATACTACAAACAATACTAGGAAAATACTTAAACGAGATTTTATCCACAAAATTAAAGGATAAGTTAAAGTTAAAATTTTGTGACAAAGTCAAACATATTGACAACTCAGCTTATGAAAACCCCGAGTATTACAATGTAATGACTAGAACTATGGCAAATGGGGATTCTAGATATATCGCTGTATCGGATACATTCTTTAATTTTTTCGGAAGTATTTTGGTGATTACTGGGTTAACCTCACTAATCATAGTATTAAATATAACGTTAATATATTCTGTACTGATTTTTGTAGTCCTTAAAATAATAATCTCCTCATTAATAAAGAAGTTAACATTTGATGAGTATATCAGCTTGACAAGAAGTAATCGATACATTGACTATTTTACTAGATTATTTAGATTACCGACTTTCATTAATGAAATCAAGTTATTTCCTTTAGAGGACGTTATTAGACAAAAACATATAGATGAAAGTAACCAACGATTATTAATGAAGATGAAATTTAAAGGTAAACAAAATATATATAATGTATTAAATAATGTTATAGATGTATCTTTTATGGGATTCGTTATTATTTTCTTAGTTATTGAAATCGGTAACAATAGAAGTAGTGTCGGTGATTTTGCAGCATTAATGAACTCAACGCAACAATTAGGGATGTCATTAGTGTCTTTTCTATTAATTATACCAAACTTAAAGGAACACAATAGGTATATTAATGATATGAAAAGCTTCTTAGAGTATAAAGGTGAAATAGAAACTAATAACGGCGAAAATTTAACGACAATTGACAAAATTGAATTTAAAGATGTATCTTTTTGCTATCCAAATACTCAATCAAATTCACTAAATAATATCAATATTACTATCCATAAGGGTAGTAAAATTGCACTTGTTGGTCATAATGGGGCGGGAAAATCCACTTTAATCAAATTGATTTTAAGATTTTTTGATCCAGTAACTGGTGTTATACTAATAAATGATAAAAATTTAAAATTATATAATGCAAATAGTTACCGTAATCACTTTGGGGTTATTTTCCAAAACTATCAAGTTTATTCATTATCAATAGAAGAAAATATATTATTAAGAACTATTAATAGCGACGAAAGAATCGACGTTTTATGGGAATCATTAAACTTAGTAGAGTTAGCAGACAAAGTAAACAGTTTACCTTTGAAGGAAAAAACTATTTTATCAAAAGAATTTAGTGAACAAGGCACTATTTTATCTGGTGGGGAACAACAAAAAGTTGCAATTGCTAGACTTTATTCAATCAATAAAGATGTTGTGATCTTAGATGAAGCATCGAGCGCTCTGGATCCATATACAGAACATAAGATTAATAATATGCTTTTAGATAGTTTTAAAGATAAAACCGTAATTATTATATCTCATAGATTGTCAATCACAAAAAACGTTGACAAGATATTTATGATAGAAAACGGTAATATTATCGAGCAAGGTAATCATAAAGAGTTGATAAAAATGTCAGGAGGTAAGTATGCTGAAATGTATAACTTACAAGCTAATAATTATAAGTAA